A stretch of Leptospiraceae bacterium DNA encodes these proteins:
- a CDS encoding SulP family inorganic anion transporter → MDNKNIPLDGIAGLKENWKSDMMSGFIIFLIALPLCIGIALASGAPPMAGLFAGIVGGIVASLLGGSYVTINGPAAGLIAVVVNSINVLGGGDAKLGFELTLAAIVIAGLLQIILGLLKAGNLSVYFSGSVIHGMMAAIGIIIISKQIHVMLGVTPQAKSIMGLLAEIPSSVMKLNPQITLIGVVGIIILIVLPIIKASWVKKIPGPLVVVLVGMGIGLYFDLEDQHTFTFLQQTYEVGPKNLVNLPAHISDGFTTPNFSKVFTLDFFLMMITIMLVASIESLLTTTAIDKLDPYKRSSNMDKELISKGAGNFILGMIGGLPIIAEVVRSSANVNNGAKTRWSNFFHGVFLLIFISLFPAVLHEIPLAALAAILIMVGFKLASPKEFIHTYKKGIDQFIVFIITIILTLVEDLLVGVAGGMVAQVLILIYYGLPIKNILKADFTVQSEGKNHRLTINKALVFSNYIFIKHALYGLPLGEQVTIDLSNVTVIGHAAQEYLADFTLYYEGKGGKVYVEGLDELTPISNHPNATRKLVAKK, encoded by the coding sequence ATGGATAACAAGAATATACCTCTAGATGGTATTGCAGGTTTAAAAGAAAATTGGAAGTCGGACATGATGTCTGGCTTTATCATTTTTCTAATTGCATTACCTCTTTGTATAGGAATTGCACTCGCATCAGGTGCGCCACCAATGGCCGGTCTTTTTGCCGGTATAGTGGGTGGTATCGTTGCCTCCTTGCTTGGTGGCTCTTACGTAACGATCAATGGACCTGCGGCAGGGTTAATTGCTGTTGTGGTTAATTCCATTAATGTGCTTGGAGGTGGAGATGCTAAATTAGGATTTGAATTAACATTAGCCGCTATCGTGATTGCAGGGCTACTTCAAATTATCCTCGGTCTCTTAAAGGCAGGAAATTTAAGTGTATACTTTTCTGGGTCGGTTATTCATGGAATGATGGCGGCAATTGGGATAATTATTATTTCTAAGCAGATTCATGTAATGCTTGGTGTTACTCCTCAAGCAAAATCAATCATGGGCTTACTTGCTGAAATTCCTTCCAGTGTAATGAAATTAAACCCTCAAATAACTTTGATTGGAGTCGTTGGGATTATTATACTTATAGTGCTTCCAATAATTAAAGCAAGCTGGGTAAAAAAAATTCCAGGTCCACTTGTAGTTGTATTAGTGGGAATGGGGATTGGGCTTTATTTTGATTTAGAAGACCAACATACATTTACTTTTTTGCAACAGACCTATGAAGTTGGTCCGAAGAATTTAGTAAATCTTCCTGCCCATATTTCAGACGGTTTTACTACTCCGAATTTTTCAAAAGTCTTTACATTAGATTTTTTCTTAATGATGATTACCATTATGTTAGTAGCGAGCATTGAATCTTTATTAACCACTACAGCAATTGATAAATTGGATCCATACAAAAGAAGTAGTAATATGGACAAAGAATTAATTTCTAAAGGCGCTGGAAATTTTATTTTAGGAATGATAGGTGGTCTTCCCATTATTGCAGAAGTAGTGAGAAGTTCGGCTAACGTGAACAATGGAGCAAAGACTAGATGGTCAAATTTTTTCCATGGTGTGTTTTTACTTATCTTCATATCTTTGTTTCCGGCAGTATTGCATGAAATTCCTCTGGCTGCGTTAGCCGCTATACTAATCATGGTAGGTTTTAAACTTGCATCTCCAAAGGAGTTTATTCATACTTATAAGAAAGGAATTGATCAGTTTATCGTATTTATAATTACGATTATTCTTACATTAGTTGAAGATCTATTGGTTGGAGTTGCGGGTGGTATGGTGGCTCAAGTTCTGATTTTGATTTATTATGGTTTGCCAATCAAAAACATTTTAAAGGCTGATTTTACGGTTCAATCGGAAGGTAAAAATCATAGACTTACAATCAACAAAGCATTAGTTTTTTCCAATTACATATTTATAAAACATGCATTGTATGGTTTACCCTTAGGTGAGCAAGTTACTATTGATCTTTCAAACGTTACTGTTATTGGACACGCGGCTCAAGAGTATCTTGCCGATTTCACATTGTATTATGAAGGCAAAGGTGGAAAGGTATATGTGGAAGGTCTAGATGAACTGACTCCAATTTCAAATCATCCAAATGCAACAAGGAAGTTAGTGGCAAAAAAATAA
- a CDS encoding LysE family transporter, whose translation MLNFFTAFAVSFLGSIPLGSINLTALQIYLKTNFRSVVYFSLSASFIEFFYSYLAIKGEILLSENIFLNYIFSYITMFAFFVLGVLNINAKEKSIIESNISLSHSYFKVIRKGFVLSILNPQAIPFWLVLSNFLEKQDLVKFHSTADMLYYTSGVAFGTFFCLLVFALFVGKILKQIQIRMKILNRAIGILFISLALFQFGKILFTIIR comes from the coding sequence TTGCTCAACTTCTTCACCGCTTTTGCAGTGAGCTTTTTAGGGTCAATTCCACTTGGCTCTATCAATCTCACTGCTCTTCAAATTTACCTTAAAACTAATTTTAGATCGGTTGTTTACTTTTCTTTATCCGCTAGTTTCATTGAATTCTTTTATTCCTATCTCGCAATCAAAGGAGAAATTCTTCTTTCGGAGAATATTTTTTTAAATTACATCTTTTCTTATATTACGATGTTTGCTTTTTTTGTTTTAGGAGTTTTAAACATAAATGCCAAAGAGAAAAGCATTATAGAGTCTAATATATCTTTGTCGCATTCCTATTTTAAAGTCATTCGTAAGGGTTTTGTCCTAAGCATCTTAAATCCGCAGGCTATTCCTTTTTGGCTTGTATTATCTAATTTTTTAGAGAAACAGGATTTAGTGAAATTTCATTCCACTGCGGATATGCTATATTACACGTCAGGTGTAGCTTTCGGAACTTTCTTTTGTTTATTGGTATTTGCTCTATTTGTTGGTAAAATTCTAAAACAAATACAAATCCGAATGAAAATTTTAAATCGTGCTATCGGAATTTTATTCATTTCGCTAGCACTGTTTCAATTTGGAAAAATACTTTTTACGATAATTCGCTAA
- a CDS encoding formate hydrogenase, protein MIFDLIYLLLLLTGIIILVENRLSRQIIVIAVQGFLLCGSVFQVYNFKEFHFWMLIVLILTFKTFLTPYILITTLKRLKMTEHTNPRFGYFITLLLFIPGLFAVLKISNGLKELPVQIDKVGLIYVLLLIYLGILTFIARRHWVVLIIGFVMFENGVFLLTLILNKGLPFGTELIAFVDALLVIVAAVSLQTRVDFYKNLLKDRR, encoded by the coding sequence ATGATATTTGATTTAATTTACTTACTACTTCTTTTGACTGGAATCATTATCCTAGTAGAGAATAGATTGTCCAGACAAATCATTGTGATTGCAGTGCAGGGCTTTTTACTTTGCGGCTCTGTCTTTCAAGTGTATAACTTCAAAGAGTTTCACTTCTGGATGTTAATCGTTCTTATCCTCACCTTCAAAACTTTTTTGACTCCTTATATCTTAATCACGACTTTAAAAAGACTGAAGATGACCGAGCATACAAATCCAAGATTTGGTTATTTTATTACACTTTTACTTTTTATTCCAGGTTTATTTGCTGTTTTAAAAATCAGCAATGGATTGAAAGAACTTCCTGTGCAAATTGATAAAGTAGGTTTAATATATGTTTTGCTTTTAATCTACCTTGGAATTTTAACATTCATAGCCAGAAGACATTGGGTAGTTTTAATTATTGGCTTTGTTATGTTTGAGAATGGTGTATTTCTACTAACGCTTATTTTAAACAAAGGCTTACCATTTGGAACAGAGTTGATTGCATTCGTAGATGCGCTTCTTGTTATCGTTGCGGCGGTATCATTGCAAACACGAGTAGATTTTTATAAAAATTTATTGAAGGATAGAAGATGA
- a CDS encoding formate hydrogenase, producing the protein MNLYTLTAVSFVIFLNLFSSVYFAFTKSDASVRRWSPLIGAFYFVLIISWFMTDFATQWVLIEACTLIGALLISMSQNEKATNVAWKFLFLNSFGMGIAFLGLVILSYGVHNVVSMNINVIMQNIQAKQNPIIEVGIWLIVFGYSTKLGLFPNQYWVSDTYSESPSQISALFASLIPVSVSIALRPLVKMDELMLIPHFSSKNALLVMGVATMIYSILTLYQVRDIRRITSLIALFHNGAIGVFLWLNTSDEIFYLALTSLVVIKALIFGSLGALRLDLSSRIIDDINPKDGLHPISKFIYLGSIFMAFAVPISPMFLSDMMAMRMAVKHSYYWYTLVPCLGITFFAITLYKILPIMNIDSRGFKPENIKMIRIRIGLTLFLFAIAILIAAYGFYMFSTGGLDNA; encoded by the coding sequence ATGAACCTATATACACTAACAGCCGTTAGCTTTGTTATTTTTCTAAATCTCTTTTCTAGCGTTTACTTCGCATTTACCAAAAGTGATGCGAGCGTGCGACGTTGGTCTCCCCTGATTGGGGCATTTTATTTTGTATTAATCATCTCCTGGTTTATGACAGATTTTGCAACACAGTGGGTTTTGATTGAAGCCTGCACTCTCATCGGAGCCCTTCTCATCTCCATGAGTCAAAACGAAAAGGCGACTAACGTTGCTTGGAAATTTCTATTCTTAAATTCTTTCGGAATGGGCATTGCGTTTTTGGGATTGGTAATTCTTTCTTATGGAGTTCACAATGTTGTATCCATGAATATCAATGTCATCATGCAAAATATCCAAGCAAAACAAAATCCAATTATCGAAGTAGGGATTTGGCTCATTGTATTTGGATATTCCACAAAACTGGGATTATTCCCGAATCAATATTGGGTGAGTGATACTTACTCGGAAAGTCCTAGTCAAATATCCGCATTGTTTGCGTCCTTAATTCCAGTTTCGGTTTCGATTGCTCTTCGTCCGCTTGTAAAAATGGATGAGCTAATGCTCATTCCCCACTTCAGTTCAAAAAACGCCCTACTCGTTATGGGAGTGGCGACAATGATTTATAGTATCTTAACACTTTACCAAGTGAGAGACATACGGCGAATTACCTCTCTGATCGCACTGTTTCACAACGGGGCAATCGGTGTTTTCCTCTGGCTCAATACTTCGGATGAAATTTTTTATTTAGCTCTTACGAGTCTGGTTGTAATTAAAGCTTTAATTTTTGGATCTCTTGGAGCTCTTCGACTAGATTTATCAAGTAGAATCATTGACGATATAAATCCAAAAGATGGATTACATCCAATTTCAAAATTTATATATTTGGGTTCCATATTTATGGCGTTTGCCGTTCCAATTTCTCCCATGTTCTTATCGGACATGATGGCAATGCGTATGGCTGTCAAGCATTCCTATTACTGGTATACGTTAGTTCCATGTCTTGGAATTACATTCTTCGCAATTACACTTTATAAAATACTTCCAATCATGAACATAGATTCGAGAGGTTTCAAACCTGAAAATATAAAAATGATTAGAATACGAATTGGCTTAACTTTGTTCTTATTCGCCATTGCAATTCTAATTGCTGCCTACGGATTTTATATGTTCTCAACAGGAGGACTTGACAATGCCTAA
- a CDS encoding carbamoyltransferase, whose amino-acid sequence MNILGISCFYHDSAAAILKNGEVIAAAQEERFTRKRHDANFPNRSIEYCLQTANIKVSDLDYVAFYDKPFLKFERIIESALSAAPKGLPTFMKAIPIWMSQKLFAGEEIKKQLGKKEFKGKLIFPEHHESHAAAAFFPSPYLDAAFLTVDGVGEWTTTSFGVGRDNRIEILSDIKFPHSLGLLYSAITYYTGFKVNSGEYKVMGLAPYGEPKYVQLILDNLIDLKEDGSYKINLEYFDYIGGEKMTNKKFDQLFGAPARKPETKLAQREMDLARSIQEVVEIVVLKMAKHIHKTTGMKNLCLSGGVALNCVANGKILREGPFDDIWIQPASGDAGSALGAALITHYHVNNAPRKGTNFAKMQKASYLGPEYSEEYIENYLKTNNIPYEKVAKTEVAKRTAKVLSEEKVVGWFQGRMEFGPRALGARSIIGDPRSQNMQSIMNLKIKFRESFRPFAPSVLREDVSKYFEHNGDSPYMLIVAPVKDSIRIKMTPEQEKLFGIEKLNVPRSTLPSITHVDYSARIQTVTREDHAAYYDLISEFKKLTGCSVVVNTSFNVRGEPIVCTPEDAYRCFMRTNMDYLVVENFILDKTKQPELKNDNDWKNEFELD is encoded by the coding sequence ATGAATATTTTGGGAATATCTTGTTTTTATCACGATAGTGCAGCTGCCATTTTAAAGAATGGCGAAGTAATCGCAGCTGCACAGGAAGAGAGATTTACTCGCAAGCGTCACGATGCGAATTTTCCAAATCGCTCCATCGAATATTGCCTACAAACGGCAAATATTAAAGTAAGCGATTTAGACTATGTAGCTTTTTACGATAAACCTTTTTTGAAATTTGAGCGCATCATCGAATCAGCGCTCAGTGCAGCACCGAAAGGATTGCCTACTTTCATGAAAGCGATTCCTATTTGGATGAGCCAGAAACTATTTGCAGGCGAAGAAATCAAAAAACAATTAGGTAAAAAGGAATTCAAAGGAAAATTAATTTTCCCTGAACACCATGAGTCTCACGCCGCAGCAGCTTTTTTCCCTTCTCCCTATTTAGATGCCGCTTTTCTTACAGTCGATGGTGTAGGAGAATGGACAACAACTAGCTTCGGAGTAGGAAGAGACAACCGAATCGAAATTTTAAGCGACATCAAATTTCCTCATTCACTTGGGTTACTATACTCTGCCATTACTTATTATACAGGATTTAAAGTCAATTCCGGTGAATACAAAGTAATGGGATTAGCCCCTTATGGTGAACCAAAATATGTGCAGTTAATATTAGATAACCTCATAGATCTAAAAGAAGATGGCTCTTATAAAATTAATTTAGAATACTTTGATTACATTGGCGGAGAAAAGATGACAAACAAAAAGTTTGATCAACTTTTCGGAGCACCTGCGCGTAAACCAGAAACTAAATTGGCACAGCGCGAAATGGATCTTGCGCGCTCGATCCAAGAAGTTGTAGAAATCGTAGTTTTAAAAATGGCTAAACATATTCACAAGACAACGGGCATGAAAAATCTTTGTCTATCAGGCGGTGTTGCACTGAATTGTGTGGCTAATGGCAAAATCCTCCGAGAAGGTCCGTTTGATGATATTTGGATTCAGCCTGCGAGTGGTGATGCTGGCTCTGCTCTTGGGGCTGCGCTCATTACTCACTACCATGTAAACAATGCACCTAGAAAAGGAACCAATTTTGCAAAGATGCAAAAAGCTTCCTACTTAGGTCCTGAATACAGTGAAGAATACATCGAAAATTATCTCAAAACAAACAATATTCCTTATGAAAAAGTAGCAAAGACCGAAGTTGCAAAGCGAACTGCAAAAGTTCTCTCAGAAGAAAAAGTAGTCGGCTGGTTTCAAGGTCGCATGGAATTTGGTCCAAGAGCTTTAGGTGCTAGATCAATCATTGGAGATCCTAGATCTCAAAACATGCAATCTATTATGAATTTAAAAATTAAATTCAGAGAATCCTTTAGACCATTTGCCCCTTCAGTATTGCGAGAAGATGTTTCTAAATACTTTGAACATAACGGTGATTCTCCTTATATGCTAATTGTTGCCCCTGTCAAAGATTCAATTCGAATTAAAATGACACCAGAGCAAGAAAAGCTTTTCGGAATCGAAAAACTAAATGTGCCAAGATCTACTTTGCCTTCTATTACCCACGTTGACTATTCTGCGAGGATTCAGACTGTTACCCGCGAAGATCATGCAGCTTATTATGATTTAATTTCTGAATTTAAAAAATTGACTGGCTGTAGTGTTGTGGTCAACACTTCGTTTAACGTTAGAGGCGAACCAATCGTATGCACACCTGAAGATGCTTACAGATGTTTTATGCGAACAAACATGGACTATTTGGTTGTAGAAAATTTTATCTTGGATAAAACAAAACAACCTGAACTAAAAAATGATAATGACTGGAAAAATGAATTTGAACTCGACTAA
- a CDS encoding metal (Ni/Fe) hydrogenase large subunit, with protein MPKSLRYNINTGIFKLDRTGEYFTFAQSPTSIKMNSVKNFKAEDNYNNLEYPLALLRHSLGKSGGELEDYSLDPDYLRTEERKRELFVAVNSDKTLKNLEYRGLKLPIGNNSYYHVVGPIHAGIIEPGHFRFYVTGEVIQFLHIRLGFQKRGIYNLLKNRTAMQAMPLAEAIASDSTISYATAFANVFEQAAGMKLSDETKLLRLVLLEIERVAIHIADLGAIAGDIGYYPLLGVCSTDRGVPLGVMETLTGSRFGKACIFPGEVRLKKDFSKEELMALCENLKNAFHRVETQILRALKSSTIRERLHDCGTISRNQVYRNGFVGMAARCTGVTQDLRLSEELYIKTGMTLWLEEYKEQLLGDAWARFYLRYAELKNSVDWLIHILPKLTPSAPARGDFLIQKKKKFKPGLYYSSVEGWRGPVLVALDISVEGKILQSYVRDPSVLNWHALELAVRGELIGDFPLNNKSFNLSYLGVDL; from the coding sequence ATGCCTAAATCACTCCGATATAATATAAATACTGGAATTTTCAAGCTCGATAGAACGGGAGAATACTTCACATTTGCCCAAAGTCCAACGAGTATCAAAATGAACTCTGTAAAAAATTTCAAGGCAGAGGATAATTACAATAATCTGGAATATCCATTAGCACTACTTAGGCATAGCCTTGGAAAATCCGGAGGCGAACTCGAAGACTATAGCCTCGATCCAGATTATCTAAGAACAGAAGAAAGAAAAAGAGAATTGTTTGTTGCGGTTAATTCTGATAAGACGCTAAAGAATTTAGAATATCGAGGGCTAAAACTTCCCATTGGAAATAATAGCTATTACCATGTAGTTGGTCCTATACACGCTGGAATTATTGAGCCAGGTCATTTTCGTTTTTATGTTACAGGAGAAGTCATCCAGTTTCTACATATTCGATTAGGATTTCAAAAGCGTGGAATTTATAATTTATTAAAGAATAGAACTGCAATGCAAGCAATGCCATTAGCCGAAGCTATTGCATCTGATTCAACCATTTCCTATGCAACAGCCTTTGCAAATGTATTCGAGCAAGCAGCCGGCATGAAGTTATCGGATGAAACAAAACTTCTGCGATTAGTTCTTTTGGAAATCGAAAGAGTAGCCATTCATATTGCCGATTTAGGAGCCATTGCAGGAGATATTGGTTATTATCCTCTACTTGGAGTTTGCTCTACAGATAGGGGAGTTCCACTCGGGGTAATGGAGACCTTGACCGGCTCTCGTTTTGGAAAGGCTTGCATTTTCCCCGGAGAGGTTAGATTAAAAAAAGATTTTTCCAAAGAGGAGCTTATGGCTCTTTGTGAAAATTTAAAAAATGCATTTCATCGAGTCGAGACACAAATTCTAAGAGCACTCAAATCTTCCACGATTCGCGAAAGGCTTCATGACTGCGGAACGATTAGCCGAAACCAAGTCTACCGAAATGGTTTTGTTGGCATGGCTGCCAGATGCACAGGAGTAACCCAAGATCTTCGTTTATCAGAAGAGCTTTATATTAAGACAGGCATGACTCTCTGGTTAGAAGAATACAAAGAACAACTATTAGGCGACGCATGGGCAAGATTTTATTTGCGTTATGCGGAATTAAAGAACAGTGTTGACTGGCTAATCCATATTTTACCCAAGTTGACTCCATCCGCTCCCGCAAGAGGAGATTTCTTAATTCAAAAGAAAAAGAAATTCAAACCTGGACTTTATTATTCTTCCGTAGAAGGCTGGCGCGGTCCTGTTTTAGTAGCACTAGACATTTCGGTTGAAGGAAAAATTCTACAGTCCTATGTGAGAGATCCATCCGTTCTCAACTGGCATGCTCTCGAACTCGCTGTCCGCGGTGAGTTAATCGGGGATTTTCCGCTCAATAATAAATCTTTTAATTTGAGTTATCTTGGTGTGGATTTGTAA
- a CDS encoding formate hydrogenase — protein MNIIHAIVGISLFLPIPFGLYLERNFLGEDFPILFGLLLQGILGNIILFYVRGYEHKNLNKIFFGYFIFFLGLSGSYLSGKNFLLLFFWEISTVGAIFIYLGGPFTVKGIRSIVALFLASSISMVLLCVWIFLPENDPTGFYFLLIALLIKSAFSGLHLWLPEAHSGPPAHGSATYSGLMINLPFILFLRYSPTSLATFGPIEFLIFFSGLGIFLGGISSFFHSDLKKTLAYSTVENSNFLWLNLLISKFWMGNENPILSQLGYAFLILFYITLTHHSISKIYQFLSFGYLAKLGGSTNTDECKGIGRISGLPFLASSMGSLSFAMIPGTVGFLSESTFLYLTTVVIDLPLSASTLILPALVFICTGLVVGSAAHLKLFLTLLLSVPRNPPKEQLIPSPFLSRSLSSIGILILAIPILIWIPFYSFDILRSNLSSNFIFWIFQVSGISILVIAFGIIVFTTKFSHKIKTRQLWDCGSQFRGHEVSIPGSVISDPMFETMGKYLQLGSGESRIDSSILNLITRILNLGRFWSKFFETGDLSTYLFLSAVGLLFSIGILLAYQSFLGVNL, from the coding sequence ATGAACATCATTCACGCGATAGTCGGAATATCTCTTTTTCTACCAATACCATTTGGACTCTACTTAGAAAGAAACTTTTTAGGAGAAGACTTTCCTATTCTTTTTGGCTTACTCCTTCAAGGTATCCTAGGAAACATTATTTTATTCTATGTCCGAGGCTATGAACATAAAAATCTAAACAAAATTTTCTTCGGATACTTTATTTTTTTCTTAGGGCTATCCGGGTCTTATCTATCAGGAAAAAATTTCTTACTTCTTTTCTTCTGGGAAATTTCAACGGTAGGCGCCATATTCATTTATCTCGGTGGACCTTTTACTGTGAAAGGCATTAGAAGTATAGTTGCACTATTTCTCGCAAGTAGTATCTCTATGGTCTTACTCTGTGTATGGATTTTTTTACCGGAAAATGATCCAACGGGATTTTACTTTTTACTCATTGCTTTGCTTATTAAATCTGCATTTTCTGGGTTGCATCTATGGCTTCCCGAAGCCCACTCGGGACCGCCGGCTCATGGCTCAGCAACCTATTCGGGGCTAATGATCAATCTCCCCTTCATTCTATTTCTCCGATATAGTCCCACGAGCCTCGCGACTTTCGGTCCAATCGAGTTTTTAATTTTCTTTTCTGGACTTGGAATTTTTTTAGGAGGAATCTCCTCTTTCTTTCATTCAGATTTAAAAAAGACACTTGCTTATAGCACTGTAGAAAATAGCAATTTTCTTTGGCTTAATCTTTTGATTTCTAAGTTTTGGATGGGCAATGAAAATCCAATCCTAAGCCAGCTTGGTTATGCTTTTCTCATTTTGTTCTATATCACACTAACGCATCATTCTATTTCCAAAATATACCAATTTCTTTCCTTTGGTTATTTGGCAAAACTCGGCGGCTCTACTAATACAGACGAATGCAAAGGAATCGGCAGAATTTCCGGCTTACCGTTCTTAGCCTCAAGCATGGGAAGTCTGAGCTTTGCAATGATCCCTGGAACCGTTGGTTTTCTTTCTGAATCCACTTTTCTCTATTTAACAACAGTAGTCATAGATCTTCCCTTATCAGCGTCTACTCTCATTTTGCCGGCACTGGTATTTATTTGCACAGGACTAGTCGTTGGTAGTGCGGCTCATCTAAAGCTTTTCCTGACTCTACTTTTATCTGTTCCAAGAAATCCACCGAAAGAGCAATTAATACCTTCTCCCTTCTTATCTAGATCCTTATCTAGCATTGGTATATTAATATTAGCCATTCCTATTCTGATATGGATTCCTTTTTATTCTTTTGATATTCTTCGTTCTAACCTTTCATCCAATTTCATCTTTTGGATTTTTCAGGTTTCCGGCATATCTATATTAGTCATTGCATTCGGGATAATTGTATTTACGACAAAGTTTTCTCATAAGATTAAAACCAGACAACTCTGGGATTGCGGAAGTCAGTTTCGTGGTCATGAAGTTTCCATTCCAGGCTCTGTCATCTCAGATCCAATGTTTGAGACAATGGGAAAATACTTACAATTGGGTAGCGGAGAATCACGAATAGACTCTTCCATATTAAATTTAATCACGCGAATCTTGAATCTTGGGAGATTCTGGAGTAAGTTTTTTGAGACAGGAGATTTATCTACCTACCTTTTTCTTTCTGCTGTTGGCTTATTATTTTCAATTGGAATTTTATTGGCATACCAAAGCTTTCTCGGGGTAAATTTATGA
- a CDS encoding ribonuclease HI family protein, with product MIYIYCDGASRGNPGPASIGVVAYRNSESTEVVFTISEKIGKETNNVAEWTALLFALQKCKELSEKDLKIHLDSELVVRQMQGIYKTKNPELQKIKQQVDALRKDFASIEFNHVPREKNKMADKLANQALDQK from the coding sequence TTGATCTACATTTATTGCGATGGGGCATCTCGGGGAAATCCAGGACCTGCCTCCATCGGAGTAGTTGCCTACAGAAATAGTGAATCAACTGAAGTAGTTTTCACTATTTCTGAGAAGATCGGCAAAGAAACAAATAACGTAGCCGAGTGGACAGCCTTGCTTTTCGCCTTGCAAAAATGCAAAGAATTATCCGAAAAAGACCTCAAAATTCATTTAGATTCTGAATTAGTTGTGCGTCAAATGCAGGGGATTTATAAAACAAAAAATCCTGAGCTTCAAAAAATAAAGCAACAAGTTGATGCTCTAAGAAAAGATTTTGCTAGCATAGAATTCAATCATGTGCCAAGAGAAAAAAACAAAATGGCTGATAAACTTGCCAATCAGGCTCTAGATCAAAAATAA
- a CDS encoding NADH-quinone oxidoreductase subunit H translates to MNNLTLTIFIMVITFFTLPLFTGGIIRKVRARAQGRKGPPLLQNVNDIIRLLQKSPIDGVLSGIFCEIGPVFALFSSLMIWSIVVFEWSPFIMIPFFLGLQRIALTGYAMETGTSFGGLGTSREILLFIATEPIIIFLIIVAQSKMSMVFSWVGLVLGALFLSVSIVAILAELARPPFDDPRTHLELTMVHEAMLLEASGKSMALFEIGYQIKIASFMTFITKLALEHSHDIYGLEIPSFLTNLVSFGGALLLAAVIGYWEAVSSRRKWTWVPETIGLTFLFLIVFGTLVKLI, encoded by the coding sequence ATGAACAATCTTACATTGACAATTTTCATAATGGTCATAACTTTTTTTACTCTTCCGCTTTTTACGGGCGGCATTATTCGCAAAGTGCGCGCAAGGGCGCAAGGAAGAAAAGGTCCGCCTCTTCTACAGAATGTAAACGATATTATCCGCTTGCTTCAAAAATCTCCAATTGACGGAGTCCTTTCTGGAATCTTCTGCGAAATAGGTCCTGTGTTTGCCCTTTTTTCATCTCTGATGATTTGGTCTATTGTAGTTTTTGAATGGTCTCCCTTTATCATGATTCCTTTTTTTCTAGGGCTACAAAGAATTGCACTCACAGGCTACGCAATGGAAACCGGCACTTCTTTTGGAGGACTCGGCACCTCTAGAGAAATTTTACTTTTCATCGCGACAGAGCCTATCATCATTTTCTTAATCATTGTTGCTCAATCCAAAATGTCGATGGTCTTTTCATGGGTTGGATTAGTGTTAGGTGCACTCTTTCTTTCAGTGAGCATTGTAGCAATATTGGCTGAATTAGCTAGACCGCCGTTTGATGACCCTAGAACTCACTTGGAATTAACCATGGTGCATGAAGCAATGTTACTCGAAGCTTCTGGAAAATCCATGGCGTTATTCGAAATAGGATACCAAATAAAAATTGCAAGCTTTATGACTTTTATCACAAAACTTGCATTAGAACATTCTCATGATATTTATGGATTGGAAATTCCTTCCTTTCTCACAAACTTGGTTTCCTTCGGGGGCGCACTCCTGTTAGCCGCTGTCATAGGATACTGGGAAGCCGTTAGCTCTAGAAGAAAATGGACTTGGGTTCCCGAAACCATCGGCTTAACTTTCTTATTCTTAATTGTCTTTGGAACATTGGTAAAACTAATATGA